In Labilithrix sp., the following proteins share a genomic window:
- a CDS encoding ester cyclase, with translation MRRIGFAFALIAALTPAVYACGGEEPPPAAPPPPAPPPPPPPATTPPPEPPPPPKSMAEMQKEAIADALKGLNGQDPKKFAAVYADNGVISVAGLNEVNGRAAVEQNMTEWFETFKDVKLGFSRVWVKGETLVLEWVINGKHHGELFGVKGTEQQIGHYGLSVVTMNSEGKVASEHRYGELGTVMTQIGGAGAKAKPRPIPAIPAAPETIMSTSTPDEEKNAEVAKNVLGALEAGKKEADFTGLLADDVEQDGLFHLEMSKGKDGAKKFHKSFTTAFPDAKFEVQKTIAVADYAIVESVLKGTHKGALGTIQPTKRPIALHLVDIFKIKDGKVAKAWTYQNSLEMQQQLGLFNVATAGTVPASQKPAATPASAPPKPATGGGGGTGGGTGGGGGGGKDTGGGGGKGTGGGGGGGGKK, from the coding sequence ATGCGTCGGATCGGTTTTGCGTTCGCTCTCATCGCCGCTCTCACCCCCGCTGTCTATGCGTGCGGAGGTGAAGAGCCGCCGCCCGCCGCGCCGCCTCCGCCCGCGCCGCCGCCTCCGCCGCCGCCCGCCACCACGCCGCCGCCCGAGCCGCCCCCGCCGCCGAAGTCGATGGCGGAGATGCAGAAGGAGGCGATCGCGGATGCGCTCAAGGGTCTGAACGGTCAGGACCCGAAGAAGTTCGCCGCGGTCTACGCCGACAACGGCGTCATCAGCGTCGCGGGCCTCAACGAGGTGAACGGCCGCGCCGCGGTCGAGCAGAACATGACGGAGTGGTTCGAGACCTTCAAGGACGTGAAGCTCGGCTTCTCGCGCGTCTGGGTGAAGGGCGAGACGCTGGTCCTCGAGTGGGTCATCAACGGCAAGCACCACGGCGAGCTCTTCGGCGTGAAGGGCACGGAGCAGCAGATTGGCCATTACGGCCTCTCGGTCGTGACGATGAACAGCGAAGGCAAGGTCGCGAGCGAGCACCGCTACGGCGAGCTCGGCACGGTGATGACGCAGATCGGCGGCGCGGGCGCGAAGGCGAAGCCGCGTCCGATCCCGGCCATCCCGGCGGCGCCGGAGACGATCATGTCGACGTCGACGCCGGACGAGGAAAAGAACGCGGAGGTCGCGAAGAACGTCCTCGGCGCGCTCGAGGCGGGCAAGAAGGAGGCGGACTTCACGGGCCTCCTCGCGGACGACGTGGAGCAGGACGGTCTTTTCCACCTCGAGATGTCGAAGGGCAAGGACGGCGCGAAGAAGTTCCACAAGAGCTTCACGACCGCGTTCCCGGACGCGAAGTTCGAGGTACAGAAGACGATCGCGGTCGCCGATTACGCGATCGTGGAGTCGGTCCTGAAGGGCACGCACAAGGGCGCGCTCGGCACCATCCAGCCGACGAAGAGGCCGATCGCGCTCCACCTCGTCGACATCTTCAAGATCAAGGACGGCAAGGTCGCGAAGGCGTGGACGTACCAAAACAGCCTCGAGATGCAGCAGCAGCTCGGCCTCTTCAACGTCGCCACCGCCGGCACGGTCCCGGCTTCACAGAAGCCCGCCGCGACGCCGGCGTCCGCCCCGCCGAAGCCCGCCACCGGCGGCGGAGGCGGCACGGGCGGCGGCACCGGAGGGGGAGGCGGCGGCGGCAAAGACACCGGCGGCGGCGGCGGCAAGGGCACCGGCGGTGGCGGCGGCGGTGGCGGCAAGAAGTAG
- a CDS encoding LysR family transcriptional regulator codes for MSPSLDDLSIFLVVARAGSISAAATKLRLPKSTVSRALGRLEAALGVTLIHRTTRRSRLSSAGEALLEQAAPLVGSLDEALARIPGREETPSGLLRVTCTIDFGAIVLAELVSRFVARHPAVEVEVHATNAVVDLIEGGFDLGLRFSPRRRLGDSSLVARRVGTLHTLLVASPKYLGRRGAPRSPRDLGAHDWVTYTGAESIVLETPRTARRLAAHGRIRCDDMFFARAAALAGAGLASLPSFLIEPDIAAGTLVRLLPKWQVPSGVVWLVHPASRNLPPKLTAFRDFVIEALSPTAGALVR; via the coding sequence ATGAGCCCGAGCCTCGACGATCTCTCGATCTTCCTCGTGGTCGCGCGTGCGGGGAGCATCTCCGCCGCGGCGACGAAGCTCCGTTTGCCCAAGTCGACGGTGAGCCGCGCGCTCGGGCGGCTCGAAGCGGCGCTCGGCGTCACGCTCATCCATCGGACGACGCGCCGCTCGCGGCTCAGCTCCGCGGGCGAAGCGCTCCTCGAGCAGGCCGCGCCTCTCGTCGGATCGCTCGACGAAGCGCTCGCGCGGATCCCTGGTCGTGAAGAGACGCCCTCCGGGCTCCTTCGCGTGACGTGCACGATCGACTTCGGCGCGATCGTCCTCGCGGAGCTCGTCTCCCGCTTCGTCGCGCGTCATCCGGCGGTCGAGGTGGAGGTCCACGCGACCAACGCGGTGGTCGACTTGATCGAGGGCGGCTTCGACCTCGGGCTTCGTTTCTCGCCGCGGCGCCGTCTCGGCGATTCGTCGCTCGTCGCGCGGCGCGTGGGCACGCTCCATACGCTGCTCGTCGCGTCGCCGAAGTACCTCGGCCGGCGCGGCGCTCCACGATCGCCGCGCGACCTCGGCGCCCACGACTGGGTCACGTACACCGGCGCCGAGTCGATCGTCCTCGAGACGCCGCGGACGGCGCGGCGGTTGGCGGCCCACGGTCGGATCCGTTGCGACGACATGTTCTTCGCCCGAGCGGCCGCGCTCGCGGGCGCGGGGCTGGCGAGCTTGCCCTCCTTCCTCATCGAGCCCGACATCGCCGCCGGAACGCTCGTCCGCCTGCTCCCCAAGTGGCAAGTCCCGAGCGGCGTCGTGTGGCTCGTCCATCCCGCGTCGCGGAACCTCCCCCCGAAGCTGACCGCCTTTCGCGATTTCGTGATCGAGGCGCTCTCACCGACCGCCGGCGCGCTCGTTCGGTGA
- a CDS encoding SDR family oxidoreductase, whose protein sequence is MTTHHDGPLLVTGASGHLGRRVVELLLTHEERRGRTIVASTRTPDKLADLAARGVEVRAGSFDEPSSLERVFRGVARALIVSTDALDRPGRRFEQHRAAVHAAKASGVEHVVYTSLTNPGPESLVTIAPDHWNTEELIAEVGLGHSILRNNLYAEYLLHHLPHAVKVGKIANAYGSGAVGYVTREDCARAAASALASSFAGRAIHDVTGPAALTQLELAGIVSEVTGKRVEYEAVSGDASIAANVAAGLPRAIAELLVSFELAGAKGQLAVASRAVHDLTGRPPTSVRDFLLANKAALG, encoded by the coding sequence ATGACAACCCACCATGACGGTCCCCTCCTCGTCACCGGCGCGTCCGGGCACCTCGGCCGCCGCGTCGTCGAGCTCCTCCTGACGCACGAGGAGCGGCGCGGGCGCACGATCGTCGCGAGCACGCGGACACCGGACAAGCTCGCCGATCTCGCCGCGCGCGGAGTCGAGGTGCGCGCCGGCAGCTTCGACGAGCCGTCGTCCCTCGAGCGCGTGTTCCGCGGCGTCGCGCGGGCGCTGATCGTCAGCACCGACGCGCTCGACAGGCCCGGGCGGCGCTTCGAGCAGCACCGCGCCGCGGTCCACGCGGCGAAGGCGTCGGGCGTGGAGCACGTCGTCTACACGTCGTTGACCAACCCCGGTCCAGAGTCGCTCGTGACGATCGCCCCCGATCACTGGAACACCGAGGAGCTCATCGCCGAGGTCGGCCTCGGGCACTCCATCCTGCGGAACAACCTCTACGCGGAGTACCTGCTCCACCACCTGCCGCACGCGGTGAAGGTCGGAAAGATCGCGAACGCGTACGGCAGCGGCGCGGTGGGGTACGTGACGCGCGAGGACTGCGCACGCGCGGCGGCCTCGGCGCTCGCCTCGTCGTTCGCAGGGCGCGCCATCCATGACGTCACGGGCCCCGCGGCCCTGACGCAGCTCGAGCTCGCGGGCATCGTGAGCGAGGTGACGGGCAAGCGCGTCGAGTACGAAGCGGTGAGCGGCGACGCGTCGATCGCCGCGAACGTCGCGGCGGGGCTTCCGCGCGCGATCGCCGAGCTCCTCGTGTCGTTCGAGCTCGCGGGCGCGAAGGGCCAGCTCGCGGTGGCGTCGCGAGCGGTGCATGACCTCACCGGCCGACCGCCGACGTCGGTGCGCGACTTCCTGCTCGCGAACAAGGCCGCGCTCGGATAG
- a CDS encoding ATP-binding cassette domain-containing protein, producing the protein MSVPILRVEGLSCTYESSRGRVVALEDVGFELGHAARLAVVGESGAGKSTLLRCLNLLVRPSRGSVEVDGEVLTSLGERDLACARRRIGMVFQHFALLHRRTVRENVALPLELAGVTRTTIARRVDELLERVRLGDKASAYPAQLSSCR; encoded by the coding sequence ATGTCCGTTCCCATCCTCCGCGTAGAGGGCCTGTCTTGCACCTATGAGTCGAGTCGCGGGCGCGTCGTCGCGCTCGAGGACGTGGGCTTCGAGCTCGGACACGCCGCGCGCCTCGCCGTCGTCGGCGAGAGCGGCGCGGGCAAGTCGACGTTGCTGCGCTGCCTGAACCTGCTCGTGCGGCCGTCGCGCGGCTCCGTCGAGGTCGACGGCGAGGTCCTCACCTCGCTCGGAGAGCGCGACCTCGCGTGCGCCCGCCGGCGCATCGGCATGGTCTTCCAGCACTTCGCGCTGCTCCACCGGCGCACCGTGCGCGAGAACGTCGCGCTCCCGCTCGAGCTCGCCGGCGTCACGCGAACGACGATCGCCCGCCGCGTCGACGAGCTCCTCGAGCGGGTGCGCCTCGGCGACAAGGCCAGCGCCTACCCCGCGCAGCTCTCCTCGTGTCGGTGA
- a CDS encoding mechanosensitive ion channel: protein MLAVAAVAVAAWLVEVVLRRRWNPSRRRLMEAQLLALRSALVLAGAIRLVVEVLEWLHAPAWVAVGAGFVAIVAWMNAGLRVARVFVFQWLFAGSEREGVPALLVDVFTVAASVVVFGVLLHAIFLIEVTSLLATSAVLSVVLGLALQDTLGQLLAGISLQLDRPFRLGDWVEVLSGSERISGQVLEVSWRATLLLAIGEELVTIPNKTMAQGLVLNFSGRERPFVRGHFFRVPLDADLALVKKQLTQAALETKGIAREPAPVPLVIETTESWIMIKMINFIDDYGAQFNIGDAFQTHALELLAAHGVELAAQRVELVGARGSK from the coding sequence GTGCTCGCCGTCGCGGCGGTCGCGGTCGCGGCGTGGCTCGTGGAGGTGGTGCTTCGGCGTCGATGGAACCCGTCGCGGCGGCGGCTGATGGAGGCGCAGCTCCTCGCGCTGCGCAGCGCGCTCGTGCTCGCCGGCGCGATCCGCCTCGTCGTCGAGGTGCTGGAGTGGCTTCACGCACCGGCGTGGGTCGCCGTCGGCGCCGGCTTCGTCGCGATCGTGGCGTGGATGAACGCCGGCCTGCGCGTCGCGCGCGTCTTCGTCTTCCAGTGGCTCTTCGCCGGCAGCGAGCGCGAAGGCGTTCCGGCGCTGCTGGTGGACGTCTTCACGGTGGCGGCGTCGGTCGTGGTCTTCGGGGTGCTCCTGCACGCCATCTTCCTCATCGAGGTGACGTCGCTCCTCGCGACGTCGGCGGTGCTGTCGGTCGTCCTGGGCCTCGCGTTGCAGGACACGCTCGGACAGCTCCTCGCCGGCATCTCACTCCAGCTCGATCGCCCCTTTCGGCTCGGTGACTGGGTCGAGGTGCTCTCGGGGAGCGAGCGCATCAGCGGCCAGGTGCTGGAGGTCTCGTGGCGCGCGACGCTGCTCCTCGCGATCGGGGAGGAGCTCGTCACGATCCCGAACAAGACGATGGCGCAGGGGCTCGTGCTCAACTTCTCGGGCCGAGAGCGCCCGTTCGTGCGCGGACACTTCTTCCGCGTGCCGCTCGACGCCGACCTCGCGCTCGTGAAGAAGCAGCTCACGCAGGCGGCGCTGGAGACGAAGGGGATCGCGCGCGAGCCTGCCCCGGTGCCGCTCGTCATCGAGACGACGGAGTCTTGGATCATGATCAAGATGATCAACTTCATCGACGACTACGGCGCCCAGTTCAACATCGGCGATGCCTTCCAGACGCACGCGCTCGAGCTACTCGCGGCGCACGGCGTCGAGCTGGCGGCGCAGCGAGTCGAGCTCGTAGGTGCACGAGGCTCGAAATAG
- a CDS encoding choice-of-anchor L domain-containing protein: protein MKTLAPFVLASLVAACASSTAATETAQDAVEPATGGFTAGATGAGSASSGDCVKDPSFYDVPGDGCDNDDDGTVDNARSCDDVGGDGATDFAHAIGICHDAEKDGFGLVGAEFLRGFDDASAPEPAQHGVLSKFGDELRPREGSLLGVLSTGFAQEFNGKSGRAFADGQKWWGWKTSRTALPPGYPKATENCKQHGNVADVIVLKLTLKAPKNAAGLKFDFDFHSSEWPAFVCSQFNDGFIAFLTSKATNDNISFDAKNNPVSVNNAFFDRCTPGAKTGCAGNEKASALCPAGPDELAGTGFGLVGFGCDAKKATKGGATGWLTSAAPIEAGETFTLQLAIWDTGDANLDSSVLVDNFQWVGAAVPEPTTERVR, encoded by the coding sequence GTGAAGACGCTCGCTCCGTTCGTTCTCGCCTCGCTCGTCGCCGCATGCGCCTCTTCCACCGCCGCGACGGAGACCGCACAAGACGCCGTCGAGCCCGCGACGGGGGGCTTCACGGCAGGCGCGACGGGCGCGGGGAGCGCGTCGTCGGGCGACTGCGTGAAGGATCCTTCGTTCTACGACGTGCCGGGCGACGGCTGCGACAACGACGATGACGGCACGGTGGACAACGCGCGTTCGTGCGACGACGTGGGCGGTGACGGCGCGACCGACTTCGCGCATGCGATCGGGATCTGTCACGACGCCGAGAAGGACGGCTTCGGGCTCGTTGGCGCAGAGTTCCTGCGCGGGTTCGACGACGCGAGCGCCCCGGAGCCCGCGCAGCACGGCGTCCTCTCGAAGTTCGGCGACGAGCTCCGCCCGCGTGAGGGCTCCCTCCTCGGCGTGCTCAGCACCGGCTTCGCGCAGGAGTTCAACGGCAAGAGCGGCCGCGCCTTCGCCGACGGTCAGAAGTGGTGGGGCTGGAAGACGAGCCGCACGGCGCTGCCGCCGGGGTATCCGAAGGCGACGGAGAACTGCAAGCAGCACGGTAACGTCGCCGACGTCATCGTCTTGAAGCTCACGCTCAAGGCGCCGAAGAACGCCGCGGGCCTGAAGTTCGACTTCGACTTCCATTCGAGCGAGTGGCCCGCGTTCGTGTGCTCGCAGTTCAACGACGGCTTCATCGCGTTTTTGACCTCGAAGGCGACGAACGACAACATCTCGTTCGACGCGAAGAACAACCCCGTCAGCGTGAACAACGCCTTCTTCGATCGCTGCACGCCCGGCGCCAAGACCGGCTGCGCGGGCAACGAGAAGGCGTCGGCGCTCTGCCCGGCCGGTCCGGACGAGCTCGCGGGGACCGGCTTCGGGCTCGTCGGTTTCGGCTGCGACGCGAAGAAGGCCACGAAGGGCGGCGCGACGGGATGGCTCACCTCTGCTGCGCCGATCGAAGCGGGCGAGACGTTCACCCTGCAGCTCGCGATCTGGGACACGGGCGACGCCAACCTCGACTCGAGCGTGCTCGTCGACAACTTCCAGTGGGTCGGCGCCGCGGTGCCGGAGCCGACGACCGAACGCGTGCGTTGA
- a CDS encoding AAA family ATPase has translation MRGDENNSDNARRFIAGCRELARECGCPIMIVHHTNKGGAHGETCSARGSVQLTCGPRYRRDDRRERRVSNGALRRPRPRARRACRLQPQRRPSRRGDRAARRMRRQQRRDQRGRRDDDLCAHPRDGLPHAGPHRPPLLGADHGLQTARPRVGLSRTWGLRYLN, from the coding sequence ATGCGCGGCGACGAGAACAACAGCGACAACGCGCGCCGCTTCATCGCGGGCTGCCGCGAGCTCGCCCGCGAGTGCGGATGCCCGATCATGATCGTGCACCACACGAACAAGGGAGGGGCGCACGGCGAGACGTGCAGCGCACGCGGGAGTGTGCAGCTCACCTGCGGGCCCCGATACCGTCGTGACGATCGACGCGAGCGGCGAGTATCCAACGGCGCACTTCGCCGTCCGCGACCACGCGCCCGTCGAGCCTGTCGGCTACAGCCTCAGCGTCGACCTTCGCGGCGCGGCGATCGAGCTGCGCGCCGCATGCGTCGGCAGCAACGACGGGATCAGCGAGGACGACGTGATGACGATCTTTGCGCGCACCCGCGGGACGGTCTCCCGCATGCCGGACCGCACCGGCCACCGCTCCTCGGGGCAGATCATGGGCTACAGACGGCGCGCCCGCGTGTGGGTCTTTCGCGGACCTGGGGTTTGCGGTACCTGAACTGA
- a CDS encoding PIN domain-containing protein produces the protein MKFVLDACVAVSALRPREPYFEITRPRIKRVLTARDAPTVPAIFEAEVIASLTKHEVTYRTRRPTSTRCYRSAPSRRYGKLAAETGLKAADAIYAQLAVRLDTKLLTVDEQLLRLTPDGRAQRP, from the coding sequence ATGAAGTTCGTCCTCGACGCATGCGTCGCGGTCTCGGCGCTCCGTCCGCGCGAGCCCTACTTCGAGATCACTCGCCCGCGCATCAAGCGCGTGTTGACCGCGAGGGACGCGCCAACGGTGCCCGCCATCTTCGAGGCGGAGGTCATCGCGAGCCTGACGAAGCACGAGGTCACGTACAGAACGCGAAGGCCTACGTCGACGCGGTGCTATCGCAGTGCGCCATCGCGCCGATACGGCAAGCTCGCCGCCGAGACGGGCTTGAAGGCGGCCGATGCGATCTACGCCCAGCTCGCCGTTCGTCTCGACACGAAGCTTCTCACCGTCGATGAGCAGCTCCTTCGGCTGACACCCGACGGTCGCGCCCAGCGGCCCTGA
- a CDS encoding heavy metal-binding domain-containing protein, whose protein sequence is MTGSPYRSAEPQVQTNVAVTTGTEVPGCRVKQLLGVVRGIALRRERGPDEPPLGPFTAARQAAEYRMIEEAKLLRADAVIGMRYDSNEIEVVAYGTAVRLEEVATPRNGETVTASRTPRTGQGNT, encoded by the coding sequence ATGACGGGGTCGCCATATCGTTCTGCGGAGCCGCAGGTTCAGACCAACGTCGCGGTGACGACCGGGACCGAGGTCCCCGGCTGTCGCGTGAAGCAGCTCCTCGGCGTCGTGCGTGGCATCGCGCTCCGGCGGGAGCGCGGGCCCGACGAGCCGCCGCTCGGGCCCTTCACCGCCGCGCGCCAGGCGGCCGAGTACCGGATGATCGAAGAAGCGAAGCTGCTCCGCGCCGACGCGGTGATCGGCATGCGGTACGACTCGAACGAGATCGAGGTCGTCGCCTACGGCACGGCGGTGCGCCTCGAGGAGGTCGCGACGCCGCGGAACGGCGAGACCGTCACGGCGTCACGCACTCCGAGAACGGGCCAGGGGAACACGTGA
- a CDS encoding PKD domain-containing protein — MRSGAWWGLVAFVAVVGCGVLPSGDVNDGEACKTDGDCDSGRCTSGICTRDCKEDRGSCQSGWICQEFERDNIIFSGTSTSYECVATCAACPSTMYCPPGDQTTDDKCQRKPWGPDVRFVDPGELPLGEPVVLKATLLASRSPVKAYRWSFNDGTDPIETPVPEVTHTFLRRTSGSSTVTATDANGASNTTPFQLQFRCGEEGAQCAVEGGCCVTDTYCLPPDGGGFTVCRRVAPLTAKIEGPALVPEGPATFDVIASPSPTAVTWSLEGDFGSSESGTTTHTFELSARKARHVVIARVTDALERSVEAKHEVAVCAREKQHCNGRFGYVAPCCEGLTCSPGPFSECVTP; from the coding sequence ATGCGGAGCGGAGCCTGGTGGGGGCTCGTCGCGTTCGTCGCCGTGGTCGGTTGCGGTGTGCTTCCGAGCGGCGACGTGAACGACGGCGAAGCGTGCAAGACGGACGGTGACTGCGACTCGGGCCGGTGCACGAGCGGCATCTGCACGCGCGACTGCAAGGAGGACCGCGGCTCCTGCCAGTCCGGCTGGATCTGTCAGGAGTTCGAGCGGGACAACATCATCTTCTCCGGCACGTCGACGAGCTACGAGTGCGTCGCGACGTGCGCGGCGTGTCCGTCGACGATGTACTGCCCACCCGGCGATCAGACGACCGACGACAAGTGCCAGCGGAAGCCGTGGGGGCCCGACGTCCGCTTCGTCGATCCGGGCGAGCTCCCGCTCGGCGAGCCGGTGGTGCTGAAGGCGACGCTCCTCGCCTCGCGAAGTCCGGTGAAGGCTTATCGCTGGTCCTTCAACGACGGGACCGATCCGATCGAGACGCCGGTCCCGGAGGTCACGCACACGTTCCTCCGGCGCACGTCGGGCTCGAGCACCGTGACCGCGACGGACGCGAACGGCGCCTCCAACACGACGCCCTTCCAGCTGCAGTTCCGCTGCGGCGAGGAGGGCGCGCAGTGCGCGGTGGAGGGTGGCTGCTGCGTCACGGACACGTATTGTCTCCCTCCCGACGGCGGGGGCTTCACGGTCTGCCGCCGCGTCGCGCCGCTCACGGCGAAGATCGAGGGGCCGGCGCTGGTGCCGGAGGGACCGGCGACGTTCGACGTGATCGCGAGCCCGAGCCCGACCGCCGTGACATGGAGCCTCGAAGGCGATTTCGGCTCCTCGGAGTCGGGGACGACGACGCACACGTTCGAGCTGAGCGCGCGGAAGGCGCGCCACGTCGTGATCGCGCGCGTGACCGACGCGCTCGAGCGCAGCGTCGAGGCGAAGCACGAGGTGGCCGTCTGCGCGCGCGAGAAGCAGCACTGCAACGGCCGCTTCGGCTACGTCGCGCCGTGCTGCGAGGGGCTCACGTGTTCCCCTGGCCCGTTCTCGGAGTGCGTGACGCCGTGA
- a CDS encoding nuclear transport factor 2 family protein, whose amino-acid sequence MRFLLVFTCLAAVGCARPAAPSAPPPAAPAITQLLDDWHDAASKADEERYFGHFANGAVFMGTDATERWTLPQFRAYAHPHFAKGKAWSFRAIRRDISFVGDVAWFDEDLDTPNLGPARGSGVLVREPGPRDEGTWKIAHYNLSITVPNERMKEVKALIATPPAP is encoded by the coding sequence ATGCGCTTCCTCCTCGTTTTCACGTGCCTCGCCGCCGTCGGGTGCGCACGTCCGGCCGCACCGTCCGCGCCTCCGCCGGCCGCGCCCGCGATCACCCAGCTCCTCGACGACTGGCACGACGCCGCCTCGAAGGCCGACGAAGAGCGGTACTTCGGTCATTTCGCGAACGGCGCGGTCTTCATGGGGACCGACGCGACCGAGCGTTGGACCTTGCCGCAGTTCCGTGCGTACGCGCATCCGCACTTCGCGAAAGGGAAGGCGTGGAGCTTCCGTGCGATCCGGCGCGACATCTCGTTCGTGGGCGACGTGGCGTGGTTCGACGAGGACCTCGACACCCCGAACCTCGGGCCCGCCCGCGGAAGCGGCGTCCTCGTGCGCGAGCCCGGCCCCAGAGACGAAGGGACCTGGAAGATTGCACACTACAACCTTTCGATCACCGTCCCGAACGAGCGGATGAAGGAGGTAAAGGCGCTGATTGCTACGCCGCCGGCGCCGTAG